The following nucleotide sequence is from Bacteroidota bacterium.
GGTTCATTGATGCCATCAAGCTGTTCAACGAAGACAGCGGCACCGACGCCGTGATCATGATCGGAGAGATTGGCGGAACGGCGGAAGAAGAAGCTGCCGCCTATATCAAGAAGCATGTGAATAAACCTGTCGTCGGATTCATTGCCGGACGTACTGCCCCTCCCGGACGGCGCATGGGACACGCCGGGGCAATCATTGCCGGTGGAAAAGGAACTGCACAGGAAAAGATGGCGGCGATGAAGAAGGCGGGAATTCATGTCGTTGACACTCCCGCTTTATTAGGCGAAACCATGCTGAAAGCTCTTATCAAAGCAGGAAAGATCAAAGCAAAATCAAACGGCGCAGCAAAATCAAAAAAGAAGACAAATCCGCTGAAGTCGAAAATGAAATCAGTCAAGAAAGTCGTGAAACGAAAGAAGCGGTAGTTCCTATATCGGCACGAGTTGTCGGATGAAGAGGGAGGAAACCCATATCCCCAACAACATAAAGGTGCATCAATGAAAAACGCTCTGATCGGTTCGCTCGTCGCAGCCGTCATCATCTTCGTATTCCAGTTCATGTCGTGGATGGTTCTGGGAATCCATGACAATTCGATGAAATACACTCCGCAACAGGAGGCCGTGCTCGCGGCGTTGTCGGAGAACCTTCAGGAAAGCGGTTTGTATGCAATTCCCAATCTGCCGCCCGGCAGCTCGAATGAAGAACGTCAGGCATTCGATCAAAGCATAGTAGGCAAGCCGTGGGCAGTTTGTTCAGTATCATGCGAATTGTAGCGGCATGGCGGCATCACCAAATGGTATATGGTTTTCTTTTGAATCTTGTGGCCGCGTTTGTGATGGCGTACGTCATGTCGGCGGGCGGGGAAAAGTTCGCTTCCTTTGGATCACGATTCATGCTGGCTGTCGGGTTCATTGTTTTCCTTGTGTTTCAAAGTTCCCTCATGATGGCGAACTGGTGGGAAACGCCGTGGCACTATCTCTCGGGCGAAATCACCGATCACGTCGTCGGTTGGTTGCTCGGAGGTTTCTGGCTTTCATGGTGGATGGGAAGAAGTAAGACGAGTGCGTAGAATTTATAGAGTTGAGAGTGTGTAGAGTTGCTTTGCTCCAGGCTCTCCACTCTGAGCTTCACTCTCAACACAACTCTACACACTCTATGAACTCTCACAACTCTATAAACTAAGTCAAAGGACAAACATGGCAGTTGAACGTACACTTGCAATTCTCAAACCGGATTGTGTCAGGAAGAATCTTCAAGGCGAAGTGATCATGCGGATTCAGAAAGCGGGATTCAAGATTCTCGGCATGAAGCAAATCCGTCTCACAAAAGAAATGGCGGGAGCCTTCTACGCCGTGCACAAAGGCAGGCCGTTCTACGACGGACTCGTCGAGTTTATGACCAGCGGGCCGGTCGTCCCGATTGCGTTGGAGAAAGAAGACGCCGTCACTGATTACCGCACACTCATCGGCGCAACCGATCCGAAAGATGCAGCAGAAGGCACAATCCGGAAACTCTATGCCGATAACAAGGGGGAGAATATTGTTCACGGCTCCGATTCGGCTGAGAACGGGAGAATTGAAGTGGCGTTCTTCTTCGGCGAACACGAACTTGTGTAGGCAAAGTCAAATGTAGTAAGTCACCCGGTAGAGACGTTCAATTGAACGTCTCTACCCATTTAGAGGGAATAATGTCACTCAAGCGCTGGAAGAAAATCTCCGAAGAGACTCTCTTCAAGAACAACTGGTGGACGTACAAGCGGGATACATTTGAACTTCCCAACGGCAAGGTCGGGGAGTACAACTACGTCCACATCGGCGGCTCGGCGATGGTTGTTCCTATTATGAAAGATGGAAGAGTGTTGCTCGTTAATCAGTACCGCTACTTGAACGAAAAGGAAAGTCTCGAGTTTCCCTGCGGCAGTGTCAAGGATGGAATGTCGCACGATGAAACGGCGTGGCGTGAGTTGGCGGAAGAGACGGGCTACTCATCGAGCAGGTTCTTTCTTGCCGGAGAATTCAATCCCTACAACGGCGTCACCAACGAGATCTGCAAAGTCTACATTGCGCGGGAGTTGCAGCATGTCGGCGGCACACCCGATGAGACGGAAGAGTTTGAATTGCTTCCTCTTACAGCTGACGAAATTGATACGAAGATTCGGAATGGCGAGATTTGGGACGGAATGACAATCGCTGCCTGGGCGATTGTGAAAACTAACATTGATGTTTGATCAGAACACTTTGTGCCTTCGCGTCTTCGAGGTTAGTCTTTTTCCAGCAAGATCTTAAACGGCAGTTCGCTCAACTCCATCCCTTCATTCTTGTCAAGAAAATAGTTCAGCGCCCAATCACCGGGGAAGAGGATGGCAAGCTGTCCGTGTGAGTCCTCGGCAAGCGCGGCACCGCTCGGAATCATCATTGATTTGATCTTCTCTTCCGGCGTTTCGGGAGAGAGCCATCGCAGAAATTTCCATTCTGTTTGCTCCATGCGCGATGGGGCACCGTACTCACTTTCCAATCTATATTGAACGACTTCAAACTGCAGCGGGCCGACGGCTGCCAGGATCGGTATGCGTGACCCGGAATTGAACCGATAGAATACCTGAACGACACCCTCCTGCGTCAACTGGTCGACGCCGTCACGGAATTTCTTGTAGTTCGCCGGACTCGGATTGTGCAGCATGACGAAATGTTCGGGAGGGAAACGGGGAATCTCATCATAGACGATAGTAGGATCCTCCGTCAACGTATCGCCAATGTGAAACTCCGATTGGCCGATGAAGCCGACGATATCGCCTGCAAACGCCTCGTCGATTGTTTCGCGTGATTGACCGAACATTTTCTGGGAGTTTGCCAGCCGGACTTTCTTAGCAGTGCGTGCGTGCGTGACGAACATATCCCTTTCAAATCGCCCCGAACAGACCCGCAGGAACGCGATTCGGTCGCGGTGTCGCGGATCCATATTGGCCTGTATTTTGAAGATAAATCCGGAAAACCGCTCGTCATCCGGCTGAATGAACTGCTCACCCGAAACATGCGGGGCCGGAGGGGCGGCGTGTTCCAGAAACCCATCCAGCAGCAGTTGTACGCCGAAGTTATTCTTCGCGCTGCCGAAAAAGACGGGCGTGATCTTTCCGTTCAAAACAGCATTCGAGTTATAGGTCGAACCGGCGATTTCCAGCATTTCAATTTCTTCGAGAAGGCGGGTATGTGTGTTGTCGCTCAACTTATCTTTCACGTTTGGATCGTTGAGAGACGCGATTGCCTCCGGGGCACGGTACATGCCGCCGACGGTTCTTTCGTAAAAATGAACCTCCCGTGTTTGCCGGTCGTACACGCCGCGGAATTCTTCGCCCGTGCCGAGCGGGTAGTTCATCGCAAAGGCGCCGATGCCGAGAACCTCTTCCAACTCATCTATCAAGGCAAGCGGATCGAGTGTCGGCCGGTCGCATTTGTTCATGAAGGTGAAGATGGGAATGTGCCGACGACGGCAGACTTCAAACAGCTTCTTCGTTTGGGTTTCAATGCCTTTGCCCGCATCAATCACCATAATGACACCGTCGACGGCGGTGAGGACGCGATACGTATCTTCGGAGAAATCCTGATGCCCCGGTGTATCCAGCAAGTTGATTCTGTATCCGCTGTATTCGAATTGCAGCACAGTCGAGCTAATGGAAATGCCTCGCTTGCGCTCAAGTTCCATCCAATCGCTTGTCGTTTGCCGCTGTTGCTTCTTTGCTGTCACCGAGCCGGCAAGTTGTACTGCGCCGCCGTAG
It contains:
- the ndk gene encoding nucleoside-diphosphate kinase gives rise to the protein MAVERTLAILKPDCVRKNLQGEVIMRIQKAGFKILGMKQIRLTKEMAGAFYAVHKGRPFYDGLVEFMTSGPVVPIALEKEDAVTDYRTLIGATDPKDAAEGTIRKLYADNKGENIVHGSDSAENGRIEVAFFFGEHELV
- a CDS encoding peptide chain release factor 3, which codes for MGIKEEISKRRTFAIISHPDAGKTTLTEKFLLYGGAVQLAGSVTAKKQQRQTTSDWMELERKRGISISSTVLQFEYSGYRINLLDTPGHQDFSEDTYRVLTAVDGVIMVIDAGKGIETQTKKLFEVCRRRHIPIFTFMNKCDRPTLDPLALIDELEEVLGIGAFAMNYPLGTGEEFRGVYDRQTREVHFYERTVGGMYRAPEAIASLNDPNVKDKLSDNTHTRLLEEIEMLEIAGSTYNSNAVLNGKITPVFFGSAKNNFGVQLLLDGFLEHAAPPAPHVSGEQFIQPDDERFSGFIFKIQANMDPRHRDRIAFLRVCSGRFERDMFVTHARTAKKVRLANSQKMFGQSRETIDEAFAGDIVGFIGQSEFHIGDTLTEDPTIVYDEIPRFPPEHFVMLHNPSPANYKKFRDGVDQLTQEGVVQVFYRFNSGSRIPILAAVGPLQFEVVQYRLESEYGAPSRMEQTEWKFLRWLSPETPEEKIKSMMIPSGAALAEDSHGQLAILFPGDWALNYFLDKNEGMELSELPFKILLEKD
- a CDS encoding NUDIX hydrolase encodes the protein MSLKRWKKISEETLFKNNWWTYKRDTFELPNGKVGEYNYVHIGGSAMVVPIMKDGRVLLVNQYRYLNEKESLEFPCGSVKDGMSHDETAWRELAEETGYSSSRFFLAGEFNPYNGVTNEICKVYIARELQHVGGTPDETEEFELLPLTADEIDTKIRNGEIWDGMTIAAWAIVKTNIDV